A region of the Andrena cerasifolii isolate SP2316 chromosome 15, iyAndCera1_principal, whole genome shotgun sequence genome:
GGGAAAGGACACAGGCGGCGGTGGCGGCGGAATATTCTGGGGACTGGATGTCGGGGGTATAACAAACGAAGGTTCACCTTCGAATGAAGATTGCATAGACGCAGGAAGAGATATGGGAGACCTTGTACTAATGGAACGTGGACAGCCCAACGAGCTGTGAACGATCTGCTGGTTCGCAGAAACTCCTTGCATGGTCGAGATTGGCTCGGGAGAAGGTTTCCTGATCGGCGTGCTCTCCGTATGAAACTTGCCGAACACTTCCTGCAATCATCCATCCCATTACACCCCAAGTGTCTCCCCAACGCAGCTCTACCAATTTACGTACCTTTACTGTCTTCTCGAACTGATCGTAGTCCGTTTGAAACTCGATGGAGAAAGTGACGTTCGGCTTCGGCgtgttttttattaaattcatcaACTGCGTTCCCACGATGCGACGGAGCGCCAGGATCTCCACAGCGTCGCCGTGCTCGAGGAGCCTCGAAGTGAAGCGACAAGCATCCTCTATCTTCTCCACTGTCTTCTCGACGCTGCAAGAAACGAGTTACTCTAAGTACGAGCACTCCAACGACCATACAACGCTTTAAGTAAAACTTTTCCTCACGTATGGAACGTGTCCATTATCTCCAGCTCcctattggaatgcaatttctCAAGCTCCACCAAAGCGCTGTCCCGACACTTCTCCAAGACCGCTTTGTAACTTTGGAACATCTCTATAATCAGATCTTTAGCTTGATCATGCTGCGCCTGCAGCTCGCTCAGCGCATTCTCCAATTGAGCAGACACTTGATCGCAGTCCGCGATCTTCGCTTTACTTTCATTCATCAGTTTCACCAATTCCTCTTTCTGCCGCGGCTCCGCGTCTATCAGCCGTTCGTACTGATGCTCCGGAGCTTTGTGTTCGATGAGCAGACACTCGTTGCATATAGGTTCCTGGGTAAAAAGATCAACATAAGCTTCGACTACCTACAATTCATTAAATCGGGTAACAATCCATACATCGTATGGGCTCGGCTGCCGTTCGACTCGCGGCGCATTTAGCGCTCAGCGTCTCTCTCCCTTAAATCGCTACGAACGTCGATAGATCAAAGACGGGCGAAATTACCTGGCAAGTGTAACAGTAGAACTTCATATTCTCAGCAGGATGAAACTcgcaaaaaataggtttgtgtaTCGGTATGGCTTCGTTGGATTGTTTCAGATCTTCGAAAGCCACCACCTTGTGGCTCTCGAAGCAGCGCATGAACTGGTGCGCGGTGTTACAATTCGGGCACAAGAAGTTGGCACAGTCCGAACAACGCGCGACCGCGCTCTCTTTGGCTTTGCACGAGGTACAGAGTACGGCCATGCTCTCGATAGCGGACATGTCGAGTATATTAGTCAGAACGTAGTCGCAGGTGAGCGACGAGGCACCCTTAGAGCTAATGGAAGTTTCTTGTTGACAGATCGGACATATCAGGACGGAGCTGACCTTAGGGTCGCCCGCCTCGTCCATAAGAAGCTTGTCCAGACAAGCTTCGCAAAACACGTGGAGGCACGAGAGGACTCGCGGCGAGCAGAGCTTGCTCATGCAGATGGCGCACTCCTGGTCGCCGGACTCGCTGGCGCCGCAATTGATCTCCTCGAGGGCATCTCCGGGATTAGAGGGCTCGTTGCAGCCGGCGGCGTTGCCGCTCCGCTCGCCGAACACCTCCCCATTCTCGGGTTCTTCGCTCTGCGTTACAGTGGCCGGGACCGACGCTGCTGTTCTGGACGGAACAGCTACCATGGACGATGCCATCCCGTGGTTAACGCTCCTGCTCGCGCCCTGCTGATCCTCTCGCCGTTACGGTATCACTTGCAAAGCGACTACGTCGTAAAACCGTCGGACGCAGCTTCGTCGTGCAACGTTGCGCTCTGTCGCGGGCACGGGACGGCGGTTACCTGCgggagaaaaggagaaagaggaTTGAGAGAAACGAAGACCATTTCTCCGAGACAGAAGGGGGCCGAGACATCGCAGCATCGATCGCAATCGCGGAAACAAAACACTGTACCACGGTCGACTTCCCAGCCCCGTGCAACTTTTCGCCGCGCGTACGACGGAAGCTAATTATCCTTATTATTATCGGCGCACGGATATTTCGGCTCGCTGGACCGAGATCGAATTAACACGCCGCTGATCGGGGAGCACGAGCGACGAATATCCCTCGCGCAACGTTCGTGCTCCCAGCACCCTGGCATCGCCGAtatttcgtttctctttttttttttctctacgcTTCCCCTCGCTGCTCCACCACCCCCCTGCCGCTGTCGTAAGAAAAGATTCTCAGCGTGTCGCAGACGGTGGTTAAATCGCCTCTGCTTCGAGCTTTATTTACATCGTAAGACACCCGCTTCTTACCACTGCTGGAGCCCCGTATTAAGTCCTCGCCTCGAGCACGATCAACGGTCTGGCTCGCGCACCGTTAGCGCTAGCAAACATTATTATCGATCACACGAGTAGCCCCGACCCCTGCGTGATTGTGCACGGGCGATCGTTCCAGTCTCGATCGTTATCGACGCCTCGACCGCGAATATTTCGGGCTTTTTCATATGTAGAGCGGAGGAATAAATCATTCGAATCCGAGAAGAGTTGACCCCAATGCTGGAGCCCCGCACAAACAATTAACGCGATGAGATGGTGCACTTACAGGCCGCGGAGAACTCCCCCCCCGAAATTTCGTGGATTAACGAGGCGGGTGCGCAACAAGGCCGGAGTGGGCTGCGTCGAGGATCCGCCTTTAATAGCGCGCGCGCGAAATTTGAGTAGGATGAAACACGCGTCTATTTCTTGGTTTGGCGATTATTCGAAAGTGAGGAGGAATTTTGTAGCggactttttgtgaaattgattTGGTGATGTTAGTTTTTATAAGAGTATTGCTAGTTTTGAGAGATTCGGTGGTATTGGAGAGGTGAATGAAAATTGGCGCACCGGGATAACCTAAATGTTGTAGGGCTGCTTGTGGGATGCATCGATAATTTAGGGGAAGATTCGTTTAATAGAATAGTGTTACGAAGTATCGGTTATTgcttgaatatttaatttttcactcGAATATGTCACTTTTGAGAACTACCCTGTAATGCCGCGTTTAAAACGCGTCGTTAAGATTTGAACGGACCTACTGACCCACTTCCAAGATTTATCGCTAGAAACGTGGTCCACGTTCAAACGGAATTGCTTAAAATTCTTCTCGAACCTTCCACCCAATCGCGAAACTATTTCAACGTACGTAGATGCAATGTTGACGACGGCTCATCGCCACTAGCCAGCTTCAATCGAAAAACGATAACGACTGAATCGCTAACTAATCataattaacaaattatttacaaattacgaaAACTATGCGAACTCGCTGCAATGTAGATGGCCAACCGAGCAGTGTCACGAGTAATGGTTCTCAATTCAAAATTCTCCTTCATGAAAACTGCGCCGCAGAAAATGTAACCAGACATCCTTAAAGCACAATAAATTAAAGATCAAACACGATCTAGTGAGATCACTCAACAGTTGTGTCTGCtgaactttttatttaataaataacactagttgacaaaataaaaataaaatgtgcagcagatgccactatttttttcttatcatGCAACTCCGAATTCCTGCAGTTCCTGCGCGCCTCATGCACCGCAAGTGGCATCGTATTGGTGGCAAGTGAGAGAAATTCTAGGGAATCGTACGACGCCACCAATACGATGCCACCAATTTCATGCGCTCAATGCGCGAATTGGAACAGACCCACACTACGAAGGCCAACAAATTCCCCTTCGCGAAAGCGGTGCAGAAATCATTGAAAAGCGTCAAGTTAAAAATCAAATCCCCGAGAgaagcttcttaaaaaatttcccACAAATTCCCTAAACCCTTTCACTTTCATAGAAACGCCCACGATTCACTATACCCCTTTCCCTGGGTCTGGGGAATTTCGTTGAGAGCCACTGCAGCCGAGTTTTACGGTGATGTTCAAGGGAAACGGTATGTCACATGCACATCACACGTCAGAATATTACGAACGGGGGAGAAATTCGTGGCAAGCTCGATCAATTATCGCGAGAGATTTCTGTAAAGATCATTAGCGGGGGTGAGCGGACCATTAAGAGCCCAAAAGCAATCTTCGGAGCGCGTCTGAACATCGCGATCGGCGGGCGGCCGCGGGATTCTCGCTGataattcaattaattcaattaagcGGAACAGCACTCTGTTTTCCATCGCCTGCCTCGCTTCCGGCATTGTCGCTACCTTTTGGAACGCACCGCGAGCGATCCCTCCGCCTAATTACATTACCGTTCatatttaattgaataaatagccGCGGTCCGGCGTGACTTCCCTTTTATCGCGATATTCGCAAGGGAACCGCTGCTTCGTAACTGAAACCCCCCCCGAACCCGGTAAGAAACTTTCATCTTCGTTCTCGATCACTGGGCAGGGATCAGCTCCGACAAATGCATATTCGCCCCTCTTCAAGGGAAATCGTAATTACTGTAATTAACAATTATTTCCGGTACTGGAATGTGGAACACGCTTAACAGCCACTGTTATGTAAAGATTCTTTCTGGGGCAGTTGCGGAGGCTCGAAATGATGTAACAGTTGCGGGTCTACTGGCTTCTGTTACTCACAGTGATCCCGAGGATCATTGAACCTTCGATTAACTAATAGCCAACGACTATCCCTCCAGGCTCGTAATTCCGTATATGTTGTCTAATTCCAGGAATATGAGATGGCCAGAATCGTAGCGCATGCAATAATTTATCTAGGTTTAATCTGTAGTATCGTCAGCGCCGATGAGAGCGCCGGTAAGGAAGCCCAGAATGTAGCCTCAGAGACTGGTTACAAGACTCCGGAGCTGTCCGGCTTCGCGCATCTGGTGGAGACGTTCGACGACGAGGAGGCTTTTAAGAAAACGTGGGTATTGTCGGAGGCCAAAAAGGATTCCATAGACGAGGACATAGCCAAATACGATGGTCCGTATTAAGTCGCATTTACCGTTGAAGCGTGCGATTGAGTTCTAATGCGTGTTGTTCTCGCAGGAGTTTGGTCCGTGGAGGAGCCGAAGAAGCACGCGCAAGACGGGGACCTAGGATTAGTGCTTAAGAGCAAAGCGAGGCACGCGGCGGTGTCCGCTACTTTGACTAAACCATTCCACTTCAAGGATAAACCATTAATTGTACAGTACGAAGTGAATTTCCAGGAGGGCCAGGAGTGCGGCGGGGCTTATTTGAAGCTGCTCACTCTGGACCCAGAGCACGGAGACTTGAAGAAGTTCCACGACAAAACTCCTTACACCATCATGTTCGGGCCCGATAAGTGTGGGAATGATCACAAGGTAGACGCGCCGCTGGGACCGCGACTCCGGCAGATGTAAATTAACGTCCGCTTATCTTTTTATCCAGCTGCACTTCATATTCCGGCACAAAAACCCGTTGAACGGAACCATAGAAGAGAAGCATTGTAAAAAGCCGAGGGAGCGCTTGGAGGACTTCTTCAAGGACAAGCAGCCGCATTTGTACACCTTGATCGCTCGGCCGGACAACAGTTTCGAGATTAAAGTCGACGGCAAGGTGGTGAACTCGGGATCGCTATTGGACGACTTCAGCCCGCCGGTGAATCCGCCGCTGGAGATTGAGGACCCCAGCGACGTTCAGCCGGAGGATTGGGACGACAGGGAGAAGGTCCCCGACCTCTCGGCTGTGAAGCCGGACGATTGGGATGAAGATGCCCCCGCGCAGAttgtcgacgaggacgatgcTATGCCTGAGGGATGGCTCGAGGACGAGCCTCCCATGATTCCTAATCCCGACTCGGTTAAGCCCGACGATTGGGACGTGGAAATGGACGGGGAATGGGAGCCCCCTGAAATACCGAACCCTAAGTGCGCAGATGCACCTGGCTGCGGGGCGTACAAgcagaagatgaagaagaaccCGCGGTACAAGGGCAAATGGTCACCGCCTTTGATTAACAACCCTAATTACAAAGGGAAATGGAAGCCTAAGCTCGTACACAATCCTAACTACTTCAACGATGAGCATCCGTTCCAGATGATGCCTATCGTATGTGCCTTTCAGTCGCGCGGTATTAAGTCTTTAATGTATTTGCGAACGCTACATCGAGGGTTTATGTTTTGCAGGCCGCCGTTGGCTTCGAACTGTGGTCCATGTCCACGGATattttctttgataatattctAGTCACCAACAACGAGGACGTGGCGAGGAAGTGGGCAGACGATACGTTCGAAGTCCATCGCGCTAAAATCGCGGAGGAGAGTGTAAGTAGacttttcattttcatctggTTCTACTCTGGATGGATGAGTTTTAAATGTAAGACTACCAGGATGCAGTTTGAGGGGAGAAGCTGGTTTAGAACGCTGAGGTGATTGTCGCGGATTTTTTTAGCCGATTTCAGAAAGaggaatttctccgtaactactggactgattttcgcgaaactaaaaaagaaaaattaaaaccgacttaaaaaaaaatacactgaaaagtgaaaagttttttccttttttaatctatgactctcaatttttttttaagtcggcgccagattttcacagtgcaaatgatgaggcgccgacatacaaaaattgagagtcgtagattaagtaaggaaaaaacttattttccactttgcagtgcatttttatttttttgaagtcggttttaatttgttttaaattttctcgttaccaaagagaaataaattcagtgttttcaaaaaatttatgggtatttaattgaaaagtttcaaGTCCTAAGCCAGCTTCTCCACTGAAAAGAGGAACGAACATTTGCGAAGTGTGATTTGTGTGTACACTGTACCACGCAGGTGTCTTTATGGGGTCGCATATTGAAAGCTACGAATTACAAGCCTGGCTGGTGGGCGCTGTATATCGTGTACTGCGCAGTGCCAGTCGTGTTATATATTTGGTACCTACTGAAACGATTTCGCGAGGTACACGTGCTGGTCACTTAAATATACCAGTTGCTTTCTGTAACATTGCTGCATAAGCGTATTGATAGTGCGATGGCTAAGCAGTGTATCTATGTAGTTCGTACAATAGCGCAGCCTTCTCATACTATCAATTGTACATTTTACCATAAAGTagcttaataattattattgccaCAAATTGGTACCAAAGTTCTTGAATGAATAATATTCCATCGCATCTTATTCAAGGGTGGGTCAATATAAATATTACACGTACCATCGATGATGGTCCAACAATTCATTTCAATCAGTCGCTGAAAGCACACCTGCGTAACTTGTAATCTTATGGTTATTTTGTATAGTGGAGCGTGTGGCGTCAGATCGGCACATTTACTGCTGAACATCCTTGGATGTGGGCTGTATATATATTAGCCGTTGGTTTGCCCATACTGCTAGTAATTTATTGTTGCTGCTTTTCGTCTcaggtataaaaaaaaaaatcataaacccATAACTTTCTCATTTAGTAAATTGTACATCAACTTATCCGACTAGAGTTACGCCAACACTTTACATACAAACTCGTTGCTTTTTAAAAATGCGTAGAAGTAAGCGAGCATTCAGTATTTTCGTAGAGGCGATAACTGTGGGAACGTGAAACTAACTGATCGACTTCTTAGGACAAATACGACTTGAAGGACGAAGACAAGCAGCCTTTAGAGACAAACGAGGAGCCGTCGCCTCAGCAGGAAGAGAACGAGAACGAACCAGCTGGCGctgaggcggaggaggaggctGGGAAAGCGAGCGAAGCTGAGCAAGCGAACGAAACGGAGCAAGCGAGCGAGACTGAGCAAGCGAACGAAACCGAGAAAGTCAGCGAAACTGAAGAGCTGATAGAAAGCGAAGAAAACGTGAGTAAAAGCCTTaaagccgtcgcgcattttgggcGAGGCTTGGCGAtgcgaagagaaaagtttaaattaattattactaaTTTCTTCGAATCGCCTCGCCTTAAGTAACTGAATTTGACGACCTGATCGAACCTTGGATTCCTTCGCAGGATAAGCCAGCGATTGGTGGCGACGGACCACGACGAAGAAAACCAAACAAAGAATAGAGTTTATTGAAATTGTGCGAGAGGGATTCGCGTGGCTAAGATATTTATGCAAAACTTTCACATTCCACGTAACACTTGCCATCGTATATGTTAGGGGTTTCAATGCCTAATTACATGCAATATGATCACTAGGGAGCAGTTCTTTACCCAAGACTAAATACGCGTTCTGTTCAAGCGTAAGTTTCTTCATTGCATCATACTTCGCAGACGTATGAACTTTCACAGTCGAGCATGTTTCACGTGTGGATGATACCAAGTGCTTAAGAGCAGAAAAATTTGTAAGAATGATGTTCGATGTAACTATTTATGCCTTGATAAATATGTACCGTAGCGATGTAACTTTTGTTATTGTGTATGGGAAAAAAAACCAAGTGAATAATAGAATAGAATTTGTTCACGACTTATGTGTAAGACCAAAATGTCTCGTGTCCTTGTGtgatattttaaaaacacaGTATACGTACGGAATTATTCGGCTGCCGTTACCCACCAGACGTTTTACATTATTCGATGTAatgatatttcttaaataatgttccATTCCTTTGCTATTACGTTAATAAAGTGTACAATGTGAATGAAATGCTTTCATGTATCGTACGATGTATTATTTATAACTGTTACGTTTGAAATTgtttaagaataattaaaaatgtacGTTATACGAAAACCTCGCTCTTTTCTGCGACGAATTAAGGGGTTAAACTACTGGTAAAACGATCGAAAAATCGTAATTCTTTttcgcttaaatattagtttgaaaTCTGTGGACTGACATGCAaaaggtttgaaatataaatacggCTTAGTTTTGGAGATGCAGAGCCGAACGCACACTCGAATGTCTGCGCGCCGAACGGTACTATTCAAAACTGTGTACATGATTTCTCAATCTGTATTGATGCAATTTTGAATtgctaaattttgaaaattccttttttttacgGGAGTTACAGACGAATCTGTTATTTAGCGAATTACTTAATAGACAACTTTTGCTTTTTTGTTTTTGACAgtccaaatttgagttaggaggtacaccgtttaagaaagaccatcagtttggagccacctcgtgacatgtatctatattattttcttaatttttataatggtttttatTCCTTTACAATATACCGAAATCAAGTGCCAaatcgcaatttaatcggc
Encoded here:
- the LOC143376840 gene encoding protein meiotic P26 isoform X4; translation: MASSMVAVPSRTAASVPATVTQSEEPENGEVFGERSGNAAGCNEPSNPGDALEEINCGASESGDQECAICMSKLCSPRVLSCLHVFCEACLDKLLMDEAGDPKVSSVLICPICQQETSISSKGASSLTCDYVLTNILDMSAIESMAVLCTSCKAKESAVARCSDCANFLCPNCNTAHQFMRCFESHKVVAFEDLKQSNEAIPIHKPIFCEFHPAENMKFYCYTCQEPICNECLLIEHKAPEHQYERLIDAEPRQKEELVKLMNESKAKIADCDQVSAQLENALSELQAQHDQAKDLIIEMFQSYKAVLEKCRDSALVELEKLHSNRELEIMDTFHTVEKTVEKIEDACRFTSRLLEHGDAVEILALRRIVGTQLMNLIKNTPKPNVTFSIEFQTDYDQFEKTVKEVFGKFHTESTPIRKPSPEPISTMQGVSANQQIVHSSLGCPRSISTRSPISLPASMQSSFEGEPSFVIPPTSSPQNIPPPPPPVSFPSGPMHGLTSIQEYNLQQLASLAEKVEMVGDTNVVGPSSNPSPTSPFTLADLFAGDLSSTSHAINNLQALAKLGNTLGNQDLGNTVINGGGSGLVLCRGPSPAIVDTPNVGLAVNSLLNGGFQSLSSSTSPILSQGADDLMGDSMYNMPPVAVGNTVGNVSSSGSGNYAHPRSNNAKLTPMHIRYKFGQLGPSKGQFSSPHGFCLSADEDIIVADTNNHRIQIFEKTGIFKFQFGIPGKEEGQLWYPRKVAVMRQSGKFVVCDRGNERSRMQIFTKNGHFIKKIAIRYIDIVAGLAVTSEGHILAVDSVSPTVFVISDTGSLLRWFDCSEYMREPSDIAINGKEYFVCDFKGHCIVVFNEQGVAVLRPEDNVGGVHRHSRQE
- the LOC143376840 gene encoding protein meiotic P26 isoform X2, producing the protein MASSMVAVPSRTAASVPATVTQSEEPENGEVFGERSGNAAGCNEPSNPGDALEEINCGASESGDQECAICMSKLCSPRVLSCLHVFCEACLDKLLMDEAGDPKVSSVLICPICQQETSISSKGASSLTCDYVLTNILDMSAIESMAVLCTSCKAKESAVARCSDCANFLCPNCNTAHQFMRCFESHKVVAFEDLKQSNEAIPIHKPIFCEFHPAENMKFYCYTCQEPICNECLLIEHKAPEHQYERLIDAEPRQKEELVKLMNESKAKIADCDQVSAQLENALSELQAQHDQAKDLIIEMFQSYKAVLEKCRDSALVELEKLHSNRELEIMDTFHTVEKTVEKIEDACRFTSRLLEHGDAVEILALRRIVGTQLMNLIKNTPKPNVTFSIEFQTDYDQFEKTVKEVFGKFHTESTPIRKPSPEPISTMQGVSANQQIVHSSLGCPRSISTRSPISLPASMQSSFEGEPSFVIPPTSSPQNIPPPPPPVSFPSGPMHGLTSIQEYNLQQLASLAEKVEMVGDTNVVGPSSNPSPTSPFTLADLFAGDLSSTSHAINNLQALAKLGNTLGNQDLGNTVINGGGSGLVLCRGPSPAIVDTPNVGLAVNSLLNGGFQSLSSSTSPILSQGAVAVGNTVGNVSSSGSGNYAHPRSNNAKLTPMHIRYKFGQLGPSKGQFSSPHGFCLSADEDIIVADTNNHRIQIFEKTGIFKFQFGIPGKEEGQLWYPRKVAVMRQSGKFVVCDRGNERSRMQIFTKNGHFIKKIAIRYIDIVAGLAVTSEGHILAVDSVSPTVFVISDTGSLLRWFDCSEYMREPSDIAINGKEYFVCDFKGHCIVVFNEQGKFLRRIGCDNVTNFPNGIDISDAGDILIGDSHGNRFHVAVFSRDGFLISEFECPSVKVSRCCGLKITSEGYIVTLAKNNHHVLVLNTLYIS
- the LOC143376840 gene encoding protein meiotic P26 isoform X1, with protein sequence MASSMVAVPSRTAASVPATVTQSEEPENGEVFGERSGNAAGCNEPSNPGDALEEINCGASESGDQECAICMSKLCSPRVLSCLHVFCEACLDKLLMDEAGDPKVSSVLICPICQQETSISSKGASSLTCDYVLTNILDMSAIESMAVLCTSCKAKESAVARCSDCANFLCPNCNTAHQFMRCFESHKVVAFEDLKQSNEAIPIHKPIFCEFHPAENMKFYCYTCQEPICNECLLIEHKAPEHQYERLIDAEPRQKEELVKLMNESKAKIADCDQVSAQLENALSELQAQHDQAKDLIIEMFQSYKAVLEKCRDSALVELEKLHSNRELEIMDTFHTVEKTVEKIEDACRFTSRLLEHGDAVEILALRRIVGTQLMNLIKNTPKPNVTFSIEFQTDYDQFEKTVKEVFGKFHTESTPIRKPSPEPISTMQGVSANQQIVHSSLGCPRSISTRSPISLPASMQSSFEGEPSFVIPPTSSPQNIPPPPPPVSFPSGPMHGLTSIQEYNLQQLASLAEKVEMVGDTNVVGPSSNPSPTSPFTLADLFAGDLSSTSHAINNLQALAKLGNTLGNQDLGNTVINGGGSGLVLCRGPSPAIVDTPNVGLAVNSLLNGGFQSLSSSTSPILSQGADDLMGDSMYNMPPVAVGNTVGNVSSSGSGNYAHPRSNNAKLTPMHIRYKFGQLGPSKGQFSSPHGFCLSADEDIIVADTNNHRIQIFEKTGIFKFQFGIPGKEEGQLWYPRKVAVMRQSGKFVVCDRGNERSRMQIFTKNGHFIKKIAIRYIDIVAGLAVTSEGHILAVDSVSPTVFVISDTGSLLRWFDCSEYMREPSDIAINGKEYFVCDFKGHCIVVFNEQGKFLRRIGCDNVTNFPNGIDISDAGDILIGDSHGNRFHVAVFSRDGFLISEFECPSVKVSRCCGLKITSEGYIVTLAKNNHHVLVLNTLYIS
- the LOC143376840 gene encoding protein meiotic P26 isoform X3, whose product is MASSMVAVPSRTAASVPATVTQSEEPENGEVFGERSGNAAGCNEPSNPGDALEEINCGASESGDQECAICMSKLCSPRVLSCLHVFCEACLDKLLMDEAGDPKVSSVLICPICQQETSISSKGASSLTCDYVLTNILDMSAIESMAVLCTSCKAKESAVARCSDCANFLCPNCNTAHQFMRCFESHKVVAFEDLKQSNEAIPIHKPIFCEFHPAENMKFYCYTCQEPICNECLLIEHKAPEHQYERLIDAEPRQKEELVKLMNESKAKIADCDQVSAQLENALSELQAQHDQAKDLIIEMFQSYKAVLEKCRDSALVELEKLHSNRELEIMDTFHTVEKTVEKIEDACRFTSRLLEHGDAVEILALRRIVGTQLMNLIKNTPKPNVTFSIEFQTDYDQFEKTVKEVFGKFHTESTPIRKPSPEPISTMQGVSANQQIVHSSLGCPRSISTRSPISLPASMQSSFEGPMHGLTSIQEYNLQQLASLAEKVEMVGDTNVVGPSSNPSPTSPFTLADLFAGDLSSTSHAINNLQALAKLGNTLGNQDLGNTVINGGGSGLVLCRGPSPAIVDTPNVGLAVNSLLNGGFQSLSSSTSPILSQGADDLMGDSMYNMPPVAVGNTVGNVSSSGSGNYAHPRSNNAKLTPMHIRYKFGQLGPSKGQFSSPHGFCLSADEDIIVADTNNHRIQIFEKTGIFKFQFGIPGKEEGQLWYPRKVAVMRQSGKFVVCDRGNERSRMQIFTKNGHFIKKIAIRYIDIVAGLAVTSEGHILAVDSVSPTVFVISDTGSLLRWFDCSEYMREPSDIAINGKEYFVCDFKGHCIVVFNEQGKFLRRIGCDNVTNFPNGIDISDAGDILIGDSHGNRFHVAVFSRDGFLISEFECPSVKVSRCCGLKITSEGYIVTLAKNNHHVLVLNTLYIS